From the bacterium genome, one window contains:
- a CDS encoding UDP-3-O-acyl-N-acetylglucosamine deacetylase yields IELMRAKNLALGGSLENAVVLTEHGILNEHLRFPDEFVRHKIMDLVGDLALLNYRLLGHFVAYKAGHHLHSELVSKILEQTAKWDLVLWKNKVRHFPKFRVPIPAAI; encoded by the coding sequence ATCGAGCTGATGCGCGCCAAGAATCTTGCTCTGGGAGGCTCACTTGAGAATGCAGTGGTGTTGACCGAGCATGGCATTCTCAATGAGCATTTGCGTTTTCCTGATGAGTTTGTGCGGCATAAAATCATGGATTTAGTCGGCGACCTGGCTTTATTGAATTACAGGTTGCTGGGTCATTTCGTGGCGTATAAGGCGGGACATCATCTTCATTCCGAGCTTGTATCTAAAATATTAGAACAAACCGCGAAATGGGATCTGGTTTTGTGGAAGAACAAAGTTCGGCACTTTCCAAAATTCCGCGTTCCGATCCCAGCCGCAATTTAA
- a CDS encoding Glu/Leu/Phe/Val dehydrogenase, with the protein MILEPTDTDHSLYESTMARFDRAAQLLDIDRGLYKIIRYPMREVTVYLPVQMDDGRVEVFTGYRVQHSIARGPAKGGIRFSPDVNLDEVRALAAWMTMKCAVVNIPFGGAKGGVKCDPHVLSERELEKITRRYTAEILEILGPEKDVPAPDMNTNERVMAWIMDTYSMHARQTVTAVVTGKPASLGGSKGRREATGRGVMIMCQQASKWLGFELAQSRVVVQGFGNVGSVSAMLLDRLGCKIVGVSDIQGGIYNEKGLDIKAVLEHIQQKRFLKGYPGGQEIDNQALLELPCDILIPAALEDQITSTNAARIQAKVICEGANGPTSVEGEKILDERGIIVIPDILANAGGVTVSYFEWVQDRMGYFWREDVVNERLEDVLVPSFQEVVDYSKRFHVNLRTAAYMLGIQRVVDTIKMRGIYA; encoded by the coding sequence ATGATATTAGAGCCAACGGACACAGATCATAGTCTCTACGAATCGACGATGGCGCGTTTTGATCGCGCTGCGCAGCTGCTGGATATCGACCGCGGACTCTACAAGATTATTCGTTATCCGATGCGCGAAGTGACGGTCTATCTTCCCGTTCAGATGGATGATGGACGTGTAGAAGTATTCACGGGTTACCGGGTCCAGCACAGCATTGCTCGCGGACCTGCGAAAGGGGGTATCCGGTTTTCGCCCGATGTGAATCTGGATGAAGTACGCGCTCTGGCGGCGTGGATGACGATGAAATGTGCGGTGGTAAACATACCTTTTGGTGGCGCAAAAGGTGGCGTTAAGTGTGATCCGCACGTCTTGTCTGAGCGCGAACTCGAAAAAATCACGCGCCGCTACACAGCAGAAATTCTTGAGATTCTGGGACCGGAAAAAGATGTTCCTGCTCCCGATATGAATACGAATGAACGTGTGATGGCTTGGATCATGGATACCTACAGCATGCATGCGCGCCAGACTGTGACCGCGGTTGTCACTGGCAAACCAGCGAGTCTTGGTGGCTCGAAAGGGCGCCGGGAAGCCACAGGACGTGGTGTGATGATCATGTGTCAACAGGCTTCCAAATGGTTGGGGTTCGAACTTGCGCAATCCAGAGTTGTTGTTCAGGGTTTTGGAAACGTCGGCAGTGTATCAGCGATGCTTCTTGACCGCTTGGGTTGCAAAATCGTAGGTGTTTCAGATATTCAGGGCGGCATCTATAACGAAAAAGGTCTGGACATAAAGGCTGTTTTAGAACACATTCAGCAAAAGCGTTTTCTGAAAGGTTATCCGGGAGGCCAGGAAATCGATAATCAGGCGCTTTTAGAGCTTCCCTGTGATATTTTGATTCCGGCTGCCCTTGAAGATCAAATCACATCGACAAACGCGGCAAGAATTCAGGCGAAAGTGATTTGCGAGGGCGCCAACGGTCCAACTTCGGTTGAAGGTGAAAAGATTTTAGATGAAAGGGGTATTATTGTAATTCCAGACATCTTGGCAAACGCCGGCGGTGTCACCGTTTCTTATTTTGAATGGGTGCAGGACCGAATGGGATACTTCTGGCGTGAAGATGTCGTGAATGAACGGTTAGAGGATGTTCTGGTTCCCAGCTTTCAGGAAGTCGTGGATTATTCCAAACGTTTTCACGTGAATTTGCGAACTGCTGCTTATATGCTCGGGATCCAGCGTGTGGTTGACACAATAAAAATGCGCGGAATTTACGCATGA
- a CDS encoding STAS domain-containing protein has translation MALKIQDLSRPEAGMYKFAVEGRLDGTTSGELESTLRPVLAQNPKTLVLDMAGLDFISSAGIRTLIETQKVMSANKGSVLLVNLQPQILKVLEIIKALPGITVFRSVQEMDYYLAAIQRKIKSGE, from the coding sequence ATGGCACTAAAAATTCAAGACCTTTCGCGGCCCGAAGCCGGAATGTACAAATTTGCTGTCGAAGGCAGATTGGATGGCACTACATCAGGAGAATTGGAATCAACTTTGCGGCCTGTCCTGGCCCAGAACCCGAAAACACTTGTTTTGGATATGGCAGGACTCGACTTTATTAGTAGCGCGGGTATCAGAACTTTGATTGAGACACAAAAAGTAATGTCGGCAAACAAGGGTTCCGTTCTACTGGTAAATTTGCAACCTCAAATTCTGAAAGTTCTAGAAATCATTAAAGCTCTGCCGGGAATAACGGTTTTTCGGAGCGTTCAGGAAATGGACTACTATCTCGCGGCCATCCAGCGAAAAATAAAGTCAGGGGAATAA
- a CDS encoding lmo0937 family membrane protein, whose amino-acid sequence MLWTIFVVLLVLWLLGMVSSYTLGGFIHILLILAIAVVLIRVIQGRRPI is encoded by the coding sequence ATGCTTTGGACAATCTTCGTTGTCTTGTTAGTGTTATGGCTGCTCGGTATGGTGAGTTCATATACTCTGGGCGGTTTCATTCATATCCTGTTAATTCTGGCAATAGCGGTCGTTTTGATTCGAGTGATTCAAGGGCGCCGACCTATTTAG
- a CDS encoding CBS domain-containing protein: MRLKCGEIMTSDPVCCGPDDTVKKAAELMKAEDVGPLPVVEIESGRLVGIVTDRDLVLNVLARGLEASTTKVSEAMTLDPVCCKEEEPLENALEKMSTYQVRRLPVVDNQGLIVGIIAQADIATRIEDPEVAGEVVQEVSK; this comes from the coding sequence ATGCGTTTGAAGTGCGGTGAGATCATGACCAGCGACCCGGTCTGCTGTGGTCCTGATGATACTGTGAAAAAGGCAGCTGAGCTCATGAAGGCAGAGGATGTCGGACCTTTGCCGGTTGTAGAAATTGAATCAGGCCGACTCGTTGGAATCGTAACAGACCGGGATCTTGTTCTAAATGTTCTTGCGCGGGGACTCGAAGCATCCACTACTAAAGTATCTGAAGCGATGACTCTCGATCCTGTTTGTTGCAAGGAAGAAGAGCCATTAGAGAATGCTCTCGAAAAGATGAGCACATATCAAGTGCGGCGTCTTCCTGTCGTGGACAATCAGGGCCTGATTGTGGGAATCATTGCCCAGGCGGATATCGCCACAAGGATCGAAGATCCTGAAGTGGCGGGTGAAGTCGTCCAAGAAGTTTCCAAGTAA
- a CDS encoding helix-turn-helix domain-containing protein has protein sequence MHTEIALRALASERRLQILEWLKNPRTHFPPQVDGDLVKDGVCGVLIADKLGVSPPTASEHLKILSQAGFLRAKRIKQWTFYKRDETAIKTIKRLIVAKI, from the coding sequence ATGCATACAGAGATTGCGTTGCGTGCACTTGCCAGCGAACGACGCCTCCAGATCCTGGAGTGGCTTAAAAATCCGCGAACGCACTTTCCACCCCAGGTCGATGGTGACCTGGTCAAAGATGGAGTCTGCGGCGTTTTGATTGCTGATAAGCTTGGTGTCAGCCCCCCCACAGCAAGCGAGCATCTGAAGATCCTGTCACAGGCCGGCTTCCTTCGCGCCAAGCGGATCAAACAATGGACCTTCTACAAACGTGATGAGACCGCAATCAAAACAATCAAGCGACTGATCGTAGCCAAAATCTGA
- a CDS encoding RidA family protein has translation MSVYNKLKELKITLPPVTQPVAAFVLFVRSGNLLFLSGHIAKQDGKPLSGKLGSEISLEQGKEAARNIAIDLLGTLHAATGDLNQIKRIVKLMVLVNSAPSFTEQHLVANGASELFAEVFGDAGAHARSAFGVAQVPFGSCLEIELIAEVQS, from the coding sequence ATGTCTGTTTATAACAAGTTGAAAGAGCTTAAGATTACCCTTCCGCCTGTGACGCAGCCTGTAGCTGCATTTGTGCTGTTCGTGCGTTCCGGCAATCTCCTCTTTTTATCAGGTCATATCGCTAAACAAGACGGCAAGCCGTTAAGCGGAAAGTTGGGTTCTGAAATATCGCTGGAGCAGGGCAAGGAAGCAGCTCGCAACATTGCGATCGATTTACTTGGGACGCTGCATGCAGCAACCGGCGATCTGAATCAGATTAAACGGATTGTAAAGCTGATGGTTCTGGTGAACAGCGCACCATCGTTTACGGAGCAGCATCTTGTTGCCAATGGAGCATCGGAGCTTTTTGCTGAAGTATTCGGAGATGCAGGAGCTCATGCGCGAAGCGCTTTTGGCGTAGCTCAGGTCCCGTTTGGTTCGTGTCTGGAAATTGAATTGATTGCGGAGGTTCAGTCATGA